A region from the Nostoc sp. HK-01 genome encodes:
- a CDS encoding MOSC domain-containing protein: MPYLAKILIYPIKSLDGVEVPQAEVLSSGALKGDREFAIFDVQGKFVNGKRHPKIHLLRACYTSLFGESQFSISTKILSLKIPNYNLPQVFNLDIEKQTLATALSDFFGFSLTIEQNSLMGFPDDTDSPGPTVISTATLTEVASWFPGMSVDEMRRRLRANIEIAGVPPFWEDQLFSEPNKLVSFRVGNVLFYGVNPCQRCIVPTRHPDSATAYPDFQKIFIQKRQATLPEWVKSSHFNHFYRLSVNTRLPRSESGKILQIGEEIKIIADIN; this comes from the coding sequence ATGCCATACCTAGCCAAAATCTTAATTTACCCGATTAAGTCATTAGATGGGGTAGAGGTGCCACAAGCCGAGGTTTTGTCTAGTGGCGCATTAAAGGGCGATCGCGAGTTCGCCATTTTTGATGTACAAGGTAAATTTGTGAATGGGAAGCGTCATCCCAAAATTCATTTACTGCGAGCGTGTTACACAAGTCTCTTTGGGGAATCGCAATTTAGCATTTCTACCAAAATTCTTTCTCTCAAAATCCCCAACTATAATTTGCCGCAAGTTTTTAATTTAGATATAGAAAAACAAACATTAGCCACAGCTTTGAGTGATTTTTTTGGGTTTTCTCTTACCATAGAGCAAAACTCACTGATGGGCTTTCCTGATGATACAGACTCTCCAGGGCCAACAGTGATTAGTACGGCAACTTTAACAGAAGTAGCTTCTTGGTTTCCTGGTATGAGTGTTGACGAAATGCGCCGTCGTCTACGTGCCAATATCGAAATTGCAGGCGTACCTCCTTTTTGGGAAGATCAACTATTTAGTGAACCAAATAAGTTAGTCTCCTTTAGAGTGGGAAATGTGCTGTTTTATGGAGTCAACCCATGTCAGCGTTGTATAGTGCCTACGCGCCATCCTGATTCAGCCACAGCTTACCCGGATTTTCAAAAAATATTTATCCAAAAACGGCAAGCAACATTGCCAGAGTGGGTTAAATCATCCCACTTTAATCATTTTTATCGATTGAGCGTGAACACTAGATTACCCAGATCAGAATCTGGAAAAATATTACAAATTGGTGAAGAAATTAAAATAATTGCTGACATTAATTAA
- a CDS encoding transposase, IS4 has product MSSSRKTNRDHAKKKQRPMMEDEVIASQLEQLLTPAITSQENYYRQLGLRDRILNLPLMVAAVLTLLWRDVAGATELTRMLAREGFLWCKPLEVSQQAISQRFLTFPAQLFERVFKDLVPKLQDSWQRRSRRKVPQSVQFTKSKFEKIWIVDCSILEALFQKLDSLKDAPPGKLAGKICTVIDLVNFLPVEIWFNENARSADTNFESDILKSADPHTLLLLDRGFYHFNFWLQLIAQKVNFITRLKKGAAIHVEQVFTDSFSLRDRLIRLGSGTKKTPFITLRLVEVRSAKTWHSYLTSVLEPTVLPPYVVADLYRRRWRIEDAFNTVKRLLGLSYLWTGSVNGVQLQIWGTWLFYAVLVDLGDAVADELSLPFDSISLEMIYRGLYHFYVAHQKGKATDPIKYFAAPENQDLGIVKRQRKPNMLLIVAPFPDQQRGTPEFFFQPPSQIPLTTASQP; this is encoded by the coding sequence ATGAGTAGCAGTCGTAAAACCAATCGAGATCATGCTAAAAAGAAGCAACGCCCAATGATGGAAGACGAAGTAATTGCTTCTCAACTTGAGCAGTTACTTACACCAGCAATCACTTCACAAGAAAATTACTACCGTCAACTGGGATTAAGAGACAGGATTCTCAACTTACCATTAATGGTAGCGGCAGTGCTAACTCTACTGTGGCGAGACGTGGCGGGAGCCACAGAATTAACCAGAATGTTAGCACGAGAAGGGTTTCTGTGGTGTAAACCTCTTGAGGTGAGCCAACAAGCAATATCGCAGAGATTTCTGACATTCCCAGCGCAATTATTTGAAAGAGTTTTTAAAGATTTAGTCCCAAAATTACAAGATTCTTGGCAAAGAAGAAGTAGGCGAAAAGTCCCCCAAAGTGTTCAATTCACTAAGTCAAAATTTGAAAAAATTTGGATAGTAGATTGTTCAATTTTGGAAGCTTTATTTCAGAAGCTTGACAGTTTAAAAGATGCTCCGCCTGGTAAATTAGCTGGAAAAATTTGTACAGTTATAGATTTAGTCAATTTTTTACCTGTAGAAATTTGGTTTAATGAGAATGCCAGAAGTGCAGATACAAATTTTGAATCAGATATTTTAAAGTCAGCAGATCCCCATACCTTACTTTTATTAGATAGAGGATTTTATCATTTTAACTTCTGGCTACAACTAATTGCACAAAAAGTGAATTTTATTACTCGGTTAAAAAAGGGAGCAGCAATTCATGTCGAGCAGGTATTTACAGATAGCTTTTCTTTACGTGACCGTCTGATACGTCTTGGCTCTGGCACTAAGAAAACTCCGTTTATTACTTTACGTCTGGTCGAAGTTCGTTCAGCTAAGACCTGGCATTCTTATTTAACAAGTGTGCTTGAACCTACAGTTTTACCACCATACGTTGTGGCTGATTTGTACCGTCGAAGATGGAGAATTGAAGATGCTTTTAATACTGTAAAGCGGCTCTTAGGTTTAAGTTATTTATGGACTGGTTCTGTTAATGGTGTTCAATTGCAGATTTGGGGTACTTGGTTATTTTATGCTGTGTTAGTTGATTTAGGTGATGCTGTCGCCGACGAACTTTCTCTACCTTTTGACTCCATTTCTCTAGAGATGATTTATCGCGGTCTTTATCATTTTTATGTTGCTCATCAAAAAGGTAAGGCAACTGACCCTATCAAATACTTTGCTGCACCAGAAAATCAAGATTTAGGCATTGTTAAACGACAACGAAAACCAAACATGTTGCTCATCGTTGCTCCTTTCCCTGATCAACAACGAGGCACACCTGAATTTTTCTTTCAGCCACCTTCTCAAATCCCCTTGACAACTGCCTCACAACCTTAA
- a CDS encoding response regulator receiver modulated diguanylate cyclase/phosphodiesterase — protein sequence MNYQQLDPDKKDILIIDDKADNLRVLSSLLARKGYNVRKALNWQMALTACQTVLPDLILLDIMMPEVDGYEVCRRFKNWDLTADIPVIFISALDDVFDKIKGFRLGGVDYITKPFEFEEVVVRVQNQLELREARLEILRLNTELEQRVKSRTWELENTLQKLQKEISSRQQLQDKLLDIVLHDSLTGLPNRVLFLRQLGKALNLAREDIKYQFAVLYLDCDRFKVVNDSLGHIVGDELLISIARRLQSCLNPDDTLARLGGDEFGILLENITDMNSAIQVAESLLQELSMTFKLSRYEVFMNASIGINWGNKDYEKPEYLLRDADTAMYRAKAQGKGRYKVFDPAMYQEAIQLLEIENDLRRAIEREELIIYYQPIIDLHTGRVAGFEALLRWQHPVRGLMLPTEFIPIAEETGLINDIDIWVLQSACNQLRIWQDHPAISENLTLSVNLSARLFTQVNLITQIDKIINKTKINPSNLELEITESVIMENTNLVRAIIEEIKQRNIKLVMDDFGTGYSSLSYIHSLPLDSLKIDKSFITRMQFSQDNMGLVPTIISIAKSMGMTVIAEGVEAKEQVEKLRSLNCDFAQGYLFSQPLAQPLVIDFIASMPQW from the coding sequence ATGAATTACCAGCAGTTAGACCCGGATAAAAAAGATATTTTAATAATTGATGACAAGGCAGATAATTTGAGGGTTTTATCCTCTTTACTAGCTAGAAAAGGATACAACGTCCGTAAAGCTTTGAACTGGCAAATGGCTTTAACTGCTTGTCAAACAGTTTTACCGGATCTGATTTTACTCGATATTATGATGCCGGAAGTGGATGGTTATGAAGTTTGTCGGCGTTTTAAGAACTGGGATTTAACCGCAGATATTCCCGTGATTTTTATTAGTGCTTTAGATGACGTTTTCGATAAAATTAAAGGTTTTAGATTGGGTGGAGTAGACTATATTACTAAACCCTTTGAGTTTGAAGAAGTTGTGGTACGTGTCCAAAATCAACTAGAACTTCGAGAAGCACGCCTAGAAATCTTAAGACTTAATACGGAACTAGAACAAAGAGTAAAATCTCGTACTTGGGAACTAGAAAATACTCTCCAAAAACTTCAAAAAGAAATTTCTTCTCGGCAACAACTGCAAGATAAATTACTAGATATTGTTCTGCATGATTCGCTGACTGGATTACCAAACCGAGTTTTGTTTTTAAGACAACTAGGAAAAGCTCTCAACCTCGCCAGGGAAGATATTAAGTATCAGTTTGCTGTACTGTATTTAGATTGCGATCGCTTCAAAGTTGTGAATGATTCCCTAGGTCATATTGTTGGAGATGAATTACTCATTTCTATTGCTCGTCGTCTACAATCCTGTCTCAACCCAGATGACACTCTAGCACGATTAGGTGGGGATGAATTTGGTATTCTCTTAGAAAATATTACAGATATGAATTCTGCTATCCAAGTGGCAGAATCATTACTCCAAGAGTTATCAATGACATTTAAATTGTCTAGATATGAAGTATTCATGAATGCTAGTATTGGCATTAATTGGGGTAATAAAGATTACGAAAAACCAGAGTATTTATTGCGTGATGCTGACACAGCAATGTATCGGGCTAAAGCCCAAGGAAAAGGTAGATATAAAGTTTTTGACCCCGCAATGTATCAGGAAGCCATCCAACTTCTAGAAATAGAAAATGATTTGCGTAGAGCTATTGAACGAGAAGAACTGATTATTTACTATCAACCCATTATTGACTTGCATACAGGTAGAGTGGCTGGATTTGAAGCCTTATTGCGTTGGCAACATCCAGTTCGTGGTCTCATGCTTCCTACAGAGTTTATCCCCATAGCAGAAGAAACAGGTTTGATTAATGATATCGACATCTGGGTTTTACAATCAGCCTGCAATCAATTACGAATTTGGCAAGATCATCCAGCAATATCAGAAAATTTAACTCTTAGTGTAAATTTAAGTGCGCGTCTTTTTACTCAAGTTAACTTAATTACACAGATTGATAAAATTATTAATAAAACTAAAATAAATCCATCAAATTTAGAACTAGAAATTACTGAAAGTGTCATTATGGAAAATACTAATCTTGTCAGAGCAATTATTGAAGAAATTAAACAGCGTAATATTAAGTTAGTGATGGATGACTTTGGTACTGGTTATTCCTCTCTCAGCTATATACATAGCTTACCTTTAGACTCATTAAAAATTGATAAATCTTTTATTACAAGAATGCAGTTTTCTCAAGATAATATGGGATTAGTACCAACAATCATCAGTATTGCTAAATCAATGGGAATGACGGTGATTGCTGAAGGAGTAGAAGCTAAAGAACAAGTAGAAAAATTAAGAAGTTTAAACTGTGACTTTGCTCAAGGTTATCTTTTTTCTCAACCTCTGGCACAACCATTAGTGATTGATTTTATTGCATCTATGCCTCAGTGGTAA
- a CDS encoding 4Fe-4S ferredoxin, iron-sulfur binding protein, with translation MTDLFAPLNSLEKGHWFKLICGASYQHLPAVRSLTLAYTLAGADCIDVAADPAVIAAAQAALQVAKTLTMEAQQRGFNYQGGSPLLMVSLNDGEDPHFRKAEFDARQCPPDCPKPCERVCPAQAIAFNRTQDNFSGVESQKCYGCGRCIPICPYGIIYTSSYMSTPKAIAPMVISTGVDAVEIHTQVGRLKEFQKLWQAISPWAEQLKLLAISCPDGEGMIEYLNAIYDLINPHPRTLIWQTDGRPMSGDIGDGTTLAAVKLGQKVLAANLPGYVQLAGGTNSYTVAKLKAMGLLKEAREQGSRGARVKDSSLPSAPLPLCPSASIAGVAYGSYARVLLSPVLEQLENKEVNHTSVKATVHLEAEPDLLWEAVGLAHSLVSQIKSQQER, from the coding sequence GTGACTGATTTGTTTGCCCCTTTAAATTCTTTGGAAAAAGGTCACTGGTTCAAGCTGATTTGCGGAGCCAGTTACCAACATCTGCCAGCAGTCAGAAGTTTAACATTAGCCTACACTTTGGCAGGCGCTGACTGTATAGATGTGGCTGCTGATCCTGCGGTAATAGCAGCAGCCCAAGCAGCGCTGCAAGTCGCTAAAACTCTGACAATGGAAGCTCAACAGCGAGGCTTCAACTATCAAGGTGGCTCACCCTTGCTGATGGTGAGCTTGAATGATGGTGAAGACCCGCATTTTCGTAAAGCCGAATTTGATGCCCGTCAGTGTCCCCCAGATTGTCCCAAACCTTGTGAGCGAGTTTGTCCGGCACAGGCGATCGCATTTAACCGGACACAAGATAATTTTTCGGGAGTAGAATCTCAGAAATGTTACGGTTGCGGTCGTTGCATCCCAATATGCCCATACGGTATAATTTATACTAGTTCTTATATGTCAACACCAAAGGCGATCGCGCCGATGGTAATTTCCACGGGAGTAGATGCCGTAGAAATTCATACCCAAGTAGGACGATTAAAAGAATTTCAGAAATTATGGCAAGCGATTTCACCTTGGGCTGAACAACTGAAATTATTGGCAATCAGCTGTCCCGATGGCGAAGGCATGATTGAATACCTAAACGCAATTTATGACCTAATTAACCCACATCCGCGTACATTAATTTGGCAAACTGATGGTCGTCCCATGAGTGGTGATATTGGAGATGGTACCACTCTGGCGGCAGTCAAATTAGGACAAAAAGTTTTGGCAGCTAACTTACCGGGATATGTGCAATTAGCAGGTGGCACAAATAGCTACACCGTTGCTAAGTTAAAGGCAATGGGACTACTTAAAGAAGCAAGAGAGCAAGGGAGCAGGGGAGCAAGGGTGAAAGACTCTTCCCTGCCCTCCGCTCCTCTGCCCCTCTGCCCCTCTGCCTCAATTGCAGGAGTCGCATACGGAAGCTATGCCCGTGTATTGCTGTCGCCAGTTCTCGAACAGCTAGAGAATAAGGAGGTGAATCACACCAGTGTCAAAGCGACTGTCCACCTGGAAGCAGAACCAGACTTATTGTGGGAAGCTGTAGGGCTTGCCCATTCACTCGTTTCCCAGATCAAGTCACAGCAAGAGCGATAA
- a CDS encoding single-stranded nucleic acid binding R3H: protein MTIKDDLQKLLDILPQDLRQVLENHPQRDSLVEVVLDLGRRPEARFPNQAEYLSETPVTQAQIDDCIQRVGTFGGDNRAGIEQTLHRISAIRNRNGKIIGLTCRVGRAVFGTISMIRDLVETGKSILMLGRPGVGKTTALREIARVLADELNKRVVIIDTSNEIAGDGDVAHPAIGRARRMQVAHPELQHQVMIEAVENHMPEVIVIDEIGTELEALAARTIAERGVQLVGTAHGNQIENLIKNPTLSDLVGGIQAVTLGDDEARRRGSQKTVLERKAPPTFEIAVEMLERQRWVVHESVADTVDTLLRGRQPSPQTRTVDENGKVAMTRQLSVVNGRGGQLASGEETFSSGRQSTGWRASGQMVALPPLTVEREKAIGQSEFDRLLEESFNYSDSIDFAATKNAGPNGEDLPLHVYPYGVSRHQLEQVISVLTLPVVLTKDIDSADAILALRSHVKNHAKLRQVAKARHLPIHMIKASTIPQITRGLRRLLNMDEPEIADDRELQLFLHSGSDDEIDALEEARLAVEQIVIPKGQPVELLPRSPQVRKMQHELVEHYRLKSHSFGEEPNRRLRIYPA from the coding sequence ATGACGATTAAAGACGATCTCCAAAAGTTATTAGACATCTTGCCCCAAGACTTGCGACAAGTACTAGAAAATCATCCTCAGCGAGATAGTTTAGTTGAAGTAGTCTTGGATTTGGGTCGTCGCCCAGAAGCTCGCTTTCCTAATCAAGCTGAGTATCTGAGTGAAACACCCGTAACTCAAGCACAAATAGATGATTGCATTCAGCGAGTCGGCACCTTTGGCGGAGATAATCGAGCAGGAATTGAGCAAACTTTGCATCGGATCAGTGCTATCCGCAATCGTAATGGTAAGATAATCGGCTTAACCTGTCGTGTCGGTCGTGCAGTATTCGGTACTATTAGCATGATCCGCGATTTGGTAGAAACAGGTAAATCCATTCTGATGCTAGGTCGTCCAGGTGTAGGTAAAACTACTGCATTACGGGAAATTGCCCGTGTTTTGGCAGATGAGTTAAACAAACGAGTAGTAATTATTGACACCTCCAACGAAATTGCTGGAGATGGTGATGTTGCCCACCCTGCCATTGGTCGTGCTAGACGGATGCAGGTAGCTCATCCAGAACTTCAGCATCAAGTCATGATTGAAGCGGTGGAAAACCACATGCCAGAAGTCATTGTCATTGATGAAATCGGCACAGAACTGGAAGCTTTAGCCGCGCGTACCATTGCCGAACGCGGTGTGCAATTAGTAGGTACTGCTCATGGGAACCAAATTGAAAACCTGATCAAAAACCCCACACTTTCTGATTTGGTTGGTGGGATTCAGGCTGTGACACTGGGAGACGACGAAGCCAGAAGGCGCGGTTCGCAAAAAACGGTGTTAGAACGCAAAGCTCCGCCTACCTTTGAGATTGCTGTAGAAATGTTAGAACGGCAGCGTTGGGTAGTGCATGAAAGTGTTGCTGACACAGTAGATACCTTGTTGCGTGGAAGGCAACCAAGCCCACAAACACGCACTGTGGATGAGAACGGAAAAGTCGCAATGACTAGGCAGCTATCTGTGGTTAATGGTCGTGGCGGACAGTTAGCCAGCGGGGAAGAAACTTTTTCCTCTGGGCGACAATCTACTGGCTGGCGTGCATCCGGACAGATGGTAGCACTACCACCATTAACTGTTGAAAGAGAAAAGGCAATTGGACAAAGCGAGTTTGACCGCTTGCTAGAGGAATCCTTTAACTACTCCGACAGCATTGATTTCGCCGCGACGAAGAATGCTGGCCCCAACGGAGAAGATTTGCCACTGCACGTTTACCCTTATGGAGTGAGTCGCCATCAACTAGAACAGGTAATTAGCGTGCTGACTTTGCCTGTGGTGTTGACAAAAGATATCGATAGTGCTGATGCAATTTTAGCATTGCGATCGCATGTCAAAAACCACGCTAAACTCCGGCAAGTAGCTAAAGCCCGACATCTACCCATCCATATGATCAAGGCTAGTACCATTCCGCAAATTACCCGTGGACTGCGGCGCTTGCTGAATATGGATGAACCAGAAATTGCTGATGACCGCGAACTGCAACTTTTTCTGCACAGCGGTAGTGATGACGAAATTGATGCCCTGGAAGAAGCTAGACTTGCTGTTGAGCAAATTGTGATTCCTAAAGGACAACCAGTAGAGTTATTGCCTCGTTCTCCCCAAGTTCGCAAAATGCAGCATGAGTTGGTAGAACACTATCGCCTCAAATCTCATAGCTTTGGCGAAGAACCTAATCGTCGCTTAAGGATTTATCCGGCGTAA
- a CDS encoding carbohydrate-selective porin OprB codes for MSDISLLMLGVLTAGQTSPPSNLPEQPVIQSDNGVQQLTEENLSPISPPAEITPPEFMQHESTSPAITPDVNHKYQNLLNKSHKNNSWQNSANQELPAETTPQLSPSVQLQISPESPAIPEFSDTSDSDEQMSQVTSVSQLDDVQPTDWAFSALQSLVERYGCIAGKNENYLGNSAVNRYEFAYSLNVCLNHIQELINKNQANSVSQAELDQIQRLQTEFQTELQEVIQRIDVLENKNVELKSHQFSTTTRLFGQAIFSIQGTNTTNVDLFPRDGVPERQGKTSLTFTNSVQLTLATSFTGKDLLITGLSAGNLGSNASLVSHNMGRLSFESNTDNQVVINDLSYRFLLADNLGVVVGSAGVNAATTFRGINPLEGSGDGAISQFGQRNPILNIGNGTGGIGFDWEISDRISLQGVYSAEIPSFPGNSNAAGFFGGRYSAGAQLTLAPTDNLDIGIDYIYSHSPNDLLGTGIGDAQLISPFAPSTAFNTHAVGATVAWRVNDNLQLGGWGGFSTSKPVNLAGSVETTNWMVFAALPNLGRAGNLGGILVGQPPKISSSNLPDGFNFPNFSNGGTPGGRSDTSLHVELFYRAQLNDRLSLTPGLLVVFNPDHNAANDTLIVGALRAAFRF; via the coding sequence ATGAGTGACATAAGTCTACTGATGCTAGGCGTATTAACAGCCGGGCAAACATCTCCACCGTCTAATTTACCAGAGCAGCCTGTAATTCAGTCAGACAATGGTGTACAGCAGCTAACAGAAGAGAATTTATCTCCAATTTCTCCACCTGCTGAAATCACACCACCTGAATTTATGCAGCATGAAAGCACTTCGCCAGCTATTACTCCAGACGTAAATCACAAGTATCAAAATCTACTTAATAAAAGTCATAAAAATAATAGTTGGCAAAATTCTGCCAACCAAGAGCTACCAGCAGAAACCACACCACAACTATCACCATCTGTGCAACTACAAATTTCTCCAGAATCTCCTGCCATACCAGAGTTTTCTGATACATCTGATTCAGATGAGCAGATGTCTCAAGTAACATCAGTGTCGCAACTAGATGATGTGCAACCTACTGACTGGGCTTTTAGTGCTTTACAGTCTTTAGTTGAGCGCTATGGTTGTATAGCAGGAAAAAACGAGAATTATTTAGGTAACAGCGCTGTAAACCGTTATGAATTTGCCTATAGTTTAAATGTTTGTCTCAATCATATTCAGGAATTAATTAATAAAAATCAAGCTAATAGTGTTAGTCAAGCAGAATTAGACCAAATACAAAGATTACAGACAGAGTTTCAAACTGAATTACAGGAAGTAATACAACGTATTGATGTTTTAGAAAATAAAAATGTGGAATTAAAGTCTCATCAGTTTTCCACTACAACTAGACTATTTGGGCAAGCTATTTTTAGTATTCAAGGAACAAATACAACTAATGTTGATTTGTTTCCTAGAGATGGTGTTCCAGAGCGTCAAGGTAAGACAAGTCTCACTTTTACGAATAGCGTACAGTTAACATTAGCAACTTCTTTCACGGGTAAAGATTTATTAATTACAGGGCTATCAGCAGGAAATTTAGGTTCTAATGCCTCGTTAGTTTCTCACAATATGGGGCGATTAAGTTTTGAGTCAAATACAGATAATCAAGTAGTAATTAATGACTTATCTTATCGGTTTTTACTAGCAGATAATTTAGGAGTTGTAGTGGGTTCCGCTGGTGTGAATGCAGCTACGACCTTTCGGGGAATTAACCCTTTAGAAGGTTCAGGAGATGGTGCAATTTCACAGTTTGGTCAGCGTAACCCAATTTTGAATATTGGTAACGGTACTGGTGGTATCGGTTTTGACTGGGAAATTAGCGATCGCATCAGTCTGCAAGGTGTATACAGCGCCGAAATTCCTAGTTTTCCTGGTAATAGCAATGCTGCTGGATTTTTTGGTGGTAGATATAGCGCAGGCGCACAACTCACTCTCGCACCCACCGATAATTTAGATATCGGCATAGATTACATATATTCTCATTCCCCCAACGATTTGCTCGGTACTGGTATTGGTGACGCGCAATTAATTTCACCATTTGCACCTAGTACAGCTTTTAATACTCATGCTGTTGGTGCTACCGTTGCATGGCGTGTCAATGATAATTTGCAGTTAGGCGGTTGGGGTGGTTTTTCTACCTCCAAACCAGTAAATCTTGCTGGTAGTGTAGAAACTACTAATTGGATGGTATTTGCTGCGTTGCCTAATTTGGGTAGGGCTGGTAATTTGGGTGGTATTTTGGTTGGACAACCGCCAAAAATTAGTTCGAGTAACTTACCCGATGGCTTCAATTTTCCTAACTTTTCCAATGGGGGAACGCCAGGGGGACGCAGCGATACATCATTGCACGTCGAACTTTTTTATCGCGCCCAACTCAATGATCGTTTGTCTTTAACACCAGGCTTACTGGTTGTATTTAATCCCGATCATAATGCTGCTAACGACACTTTGATAGTAGGTGCATTGAGGGCAGCTTTCCGGTTTTGA